Sequence from the Nymphaea colorata isolate Beijing-Zhang1983 chromosome 9, ASM883128v2, whole genome shotgun sequence genome:
agaatcaaaatttcatactaTCAAACCcgaagaaaaaatgaaactgGAATTTTCATTACAATTCCAAGTTGATGTGAAAATTTAATTCTCCAATTTTGATTCTAAAGTCAGAATTCGAAGACATCAAACGCCCCCTCAACGAATTGGCTAGAATAACGGAATGGTTCGGAAACATCTCCCTTATTTCTGATTGCATTGCCTGTACAAGAAGCATCATtgacaataaaaagaaaagccacttttttctttccaacGACGGCGTGGGGAGTTTGGAATCGCCTACGATAATGGTAACAATCAAATCTCACCTTCATGAGCATTTTATCTTCAGAACCCTCTcagaattatttttatttctcgTCCAAATCCTTCCGATACAACGTCATTAGTGTCGTGGTGTATTGCCTAAGATCAGCTGATACACATTTCGTCACCGAACTGAAATGATCTTAGAGGCTCAcgtcatttttgaaaaatccttctttttttttatgtttttctaagTAAAAAAGGAAGTATGCTAACATAAATACGGAGATACGTCCCGATCCACTTGCAAAGATACCACTCCATCAGGCAGCAAAAGGTAATGGGCTCAAATTGGTAGAAGTTTGATACAGTCTCTCTTTCACGTAGAGTAGTTTATCATGCGGTTTTATTGAGAATCAAAGTTTCTACCTTTCTCCCCATTTGTCTAAGGTAACAGACCTATTTTTGGTGTTTTGGGTGCCATCCTAGTATGGTTTAACTTACAGATTGGTTGGTGACCCTTCCCCCTCTTGCGCAGTTAGAATTGATGCTCCTCCTGGCACTCAAACTGAAAAATGGCTGCTTACCAGTTACCAGTCCTTGATAGCATCCATTGGtagttcttaaaaatttaaaaattttatgacTTGTCCCCTTCGCCAGAAACTCAAAAAATCTTCTGGGCCACTGACACGTCTGAATATTAATTTACTGTCATTtgcttaaaaaaattttgatcttttgaCTTACTTTTATGTGAATATGGTCGGCACCACCCTCACCTATCTCCTGCAGGCTGTAGCTTAGTTGCTGCTACAGACACCATACGCACTTTCTAGTTCAAATTAAACAAGCAACTCAGCCCCGAAAAAGGGTTGGTTATAGTGTGCCATGAATTCACCCAAGTCGTTCATCTGCGCGCCTTCTCTTTCGTCTTGCTGACGCGTCGGGTCGGGAGAAAGTCACCGTGTCTCGATAGAGATCGTCTCTGTCTTCAAGGATGGCAAACTCATAACCTTTTGATGTTTAGTTAGGTTTTGCTATGTGGGTGTCAAGTAAACCCTTACTTCTTTCTTAGTTGAGGTTCGTCGTCTTCATTCTCGATGGCAGCTACTGAACAACTTGGTAAAGCTTTGCGGGTAGTTCCGTTCTCGGATGATTTCTTCGCTTATACGAGATGGATGAAGAGAACGTCCGGTCTTTATGCATCAAAACGCATATACCTGTTGTTGATTCTGATATAACTCGATGAAGAATGTCGTACGATATGATCTCTTTATGTCGGTGATGTGGATGTCCTGAAAGTTTCAGTTTCTACGTGCGAAAGTGCTAGTTTCTCTGATGCGCATGCTGAGAAATCTAAGCATGTTTCTGCTGAGTTCTCCATTTTCCCGTGGAAGGATGAGGGATGCAAGTTTATTCCTTCAGAAGCGCGATTTAGTGAAGGTGAGATTGAAATGGGTGAAAAACAGAGGCCTCGATCACATCATTGACAACGAAACGGATCTGAAAGCAGTTTGCTTGATAAAGGATGCCATCAAGAGGAGCTCTGCTGGGTGCCTGAGCGCCTCCTCACTCTCCGAGAGGCAGAAGCACTTGGGCTTGACCGTGCCCGTGTTGCGGTTTGTGCGAAGGTATCCCACACTCTTCGAAGAATTTCGTGGCGATAGATTTAAGAACGTCCCCATGTTCCGGTTGACGGATACTGCCCGTGTACTTGACGAGCGAGAGCAGCGTATATACCAGAGCCATGAGGAAGATTTGGTGGAGAGGTTGTGCCGGTTGTTGATGATGACCAAGAGCAGGACACTTCCGTTTCAATCCATTGATCCACTGAAATGGGATCTGGGTTTGCCAGATGATTATGTGAAGAGAATTGTCCCCAAGTATTCGGATCATTTTCGAATGGTCAAGCAACAAAATGGTCTGTTGGCTTTGAGCCTGGAAAATTGGCATGAGGAATATGCGGTATCGGAGCTGCAGAAGAGGAGTGAGAATACGGATGAGTATGGAACTTATCGAAATCTTAAAAAGGGACTGTCGTTATCGTTTCCATTGAGTTTTCCTCGAGGTTATGGATCACAAAAGAAAGTGATAGCATGGATGGACGAATTTCAGAAGCTTCCTTACATATCTCCTTATGAAGATCCATCACAAATCGATCCTAATAGCAACCTCATGGAGAAGAGGGTGGTTGGTGTCTTCCATGAACTGTTGAGCATAACAATACACAAGAAGACTAAGAGAAATTACCTAAGGTGCTTGAGAGAGGAGATGACTTTGCCAGAGAAATTCACAAGGATTTTTACTCGATACCCAGGTATCTTCTATCTGTCTCTGAAATGTAAAACGACAACAGTGGCCCTCAAGGAAGGTTACCAGCGAGGAAAGTTGGTTTGTCTCCATCCGCTTGCTGGAATTAGAGAAAAGTACTCTTATGTCATGAGGACAGGAGTTATGTATAGGGGAAGGGGGTTGAAGGGCGATGGCTCGAATCAGCTTGTATTTCCTAACAAAGATAGCTTAGTTCCTGAGGAGGGCGATGAAGTGAGACATGAATCAGAGGACAACATTGAAGATGGTGGTATAGATGATTCTGAAGATGATGACTGATAAGTTGTAATTTATTTTGCCCAGTTTCAGCTACAGACCATTCTGATTACCAAGCAAAATCTATATATTTTATGAGTCATGTTTAGTGTCGGTTGGTATGCTGTAGTGGTGCTCTCTCCTCATTCCTTTTACTGTATCAGCACTCAATTGATTTactttaaaatattattattcGGCTTGCTGACTGTCAGAGTTGCTTCTGCCTTTTGTTGAGGTGCG
This genomic interval carries:
- the LOC116260902 gene encoding protein WHAT'S THIS FACTOR 9, mitochondrial, whose protein sequence is MRMLRNLSMFLLSSPFSRGRMRDASLFLQKRDLVKVRLKWVKNRGLDHIIDNETDLKAVCLIKDAIKRSSAGCLSASSLSERQKHLGLTVPVLRFVRRYPTLFEEFRGDRFKNVPMFRLTDTARVLDEREQRIYQSHEEDLVERLCRLLMMTKSRTLPFQSIDPLKWDLGLPDDYVKRIVPKYSDHFRMVKQQNGLLALSLENWHEEYAVSELQKRSENTDEYGTYRNLKKGLSLSFPLSFPRGYGSQKKVIAWMDEFQKLPYISPYEDPSQIDPNSNLMEKRVVGVFHELLSITIHKKTKRNYLRCLREEMTLPEKFTRIFTRYPGIFYLSLKCKTTTVALKEGYQRGKLVCLHPLAGIREKYSYVMRTGVMYRGRGLKGDGSNQLVFPNKDSLVPEEGDEVRHESEDNIEDGGIDDSEDDD